The Leifsonia poae region GGCACGGCTGTTCCGCTGGATGCTGAACCACGTCGCCGTGCTCGCGAGCCTCCTGGTGATCGCGGTCATCGCCATCACCACAGTGCTCCTCATCATCGGGCCGCCCAAGCTCTCCTGACCCGGCCGCTCAGTCTGCAGGTCCGGCAGGACCGGCAGGTCCGGCAGGACCGGCGTGGCCAGAGAAGAAGTCGAGGAGTTCGGCCGGGGCGTTCGGGCTGAAGATCATGTCCAGGCCGAGGGCCGACTGTTCGGCCGACTCCTGACCGCGCGCGAAGAGGGCCGGCTCATATTCGGCGAGCGCCGCATCCAGGTCGTCGCCGTGGCGGAGGAGCGCGAGAGCCAGCGTCGCGCCGTCGAACATGGCGAGATTCGCACCCTCCCCTGCGAACGGCGACATCACGTGCGCCGCATCGCCCGCCAGTGTCACCCCGCAGACCGGCGCCCAGGAGTGGCCGACCGGCAGGGCGTAGATGGCGCGCGGAACGATGTCGTCGTCGCTGTTGCGCACCAGGTCTTGCAGCTCCGGGCTCCAGTCCGACAGCCGTTCGAGCACCGCGGCCCGCACAGCCACCGGGTCGCTCCAGTCGATGCCGCTGTCGGCGATCCAGTTCTCGGGGAGTCGATCGCCGACACCGAGCCAGATGTCGTCGCCGCCGTGGCCGCCGATGTACTTGTCGTCCGAGGCGGCGAAGAGCGAGCCGGTACCGACGGTCGCGTACTCGCGAGGGTGCCGTTCGGGCGCATCCGTCAGCCGGAACTCGACGAACGTGATTCCGGTGTAGGCCGGTTTGGCCGGCGAGACCAGCGGGCGCACCTTCGACCACGCGCCATCCGCTCCGACGACCAGATCGGCCCGGGCGGTGCTCCCGTCGGCGAAGCGCAGCTCGTGGCGGCCCTCGCCGAGCGGCACGGCCTCGACGAGCTTGCGACCCCACTGGATCGTGGCCGGCTCGAGCGAATCGACGAGCAGACGACGCAGATCGGCGCGGTCGATCTCGGGCCGGCCGCCCTCGCCGTCGTCACCTTCGTCGATGTGCACTCTGCCCGTCTTGTCGATCACGCGCATCGCTTCGCCGCCCGGGTGCGTAAGCGCCAGGAACTCGTCGAGCAGTCCGGCCTCGCTCAACGCGATCTGCCCGGAATCGTCATGGATGTCGAGCGAGCCGCCCTGGCTGCGGGCGTCGGCCGAAGCCTCGAGCTCGTAGATGGTGGAGCCGATGCCGTGCACCTGCAGGATGCGGGCGAGGACGAGGCCGCTGAGGCCCGCCCCCACGATGGCGATGGTTTTCGTTGTCATGATCGTTCCTCTTCGTTCGTCGTCGTGGTTTCGGTCGGCGCGCTCAGGCGCGACTGCCTGCCGTGGTGATGCCGGCGATGAGCACGTCGAGCGCCCACTCGTACCGGTCGGGACCGACACCGGAGCTCAGTTCGTGGGCCAGCCGGGCTATCTGGGGGTGGCTCGCAGCCTCCACCCCGGCGAACTGCCGGTCGAGTTCGACGTTCTCCGGCCGGCGCGGCTCGCCCCCCGCCTCGGCGTAGGCGGCCGAGTGCTCGGCCGCGATCGCCACCGGGTACAGCAGCAGCACATCCACACCCCACGCGGCGGCACGGTCGGAGGCCCCGCCCTGCACGAGGAGGTCGAGCACCGTCTCGACGAGGGCGACATAGTGCGGTCCGTTCGGCCGCGTGGTCACGGCCATCCTGGCGATCTCCGGATGTTCGAACAGCACGGTCGTGAACTGCCGGAGCACGTCTTTCAACCGGTCCGTCCAATCACCTGCGCCCTCGCGGGAAGCCCGGGTGTCGATCGCCGCCAGCTCGGCGTCGAGGATGCCGGCGTGCAGGTCTTCGGTGTCGCGCACGTAGACGTAGAGGGAGGCGTGCCCCGTGTCGAGTGCGCGCGCGACGCGCCGCATCGTGACTTTCTGAGCGCCTTCCTCGCGCAGGATCACGGTGGCCGCGTCGATGATCGTCTGACGGCTGAGCGCCGGCTTGGCGGGTCGCTCCCGTCGGCTTGGCGGGGTTGCTGGGGATGCGGTGACCATGGCGTCGAGCATAGCACGACCATGGTCGTTACGACCATGGTCGTTGCTGCGATTCGGCTACACACTTCGCCGGTAGACTGGGACCCTCCCCCGGCATCCACACATCTTGGAGAGTGCCAGCGTGACCGAAGCCGCCCCCACCACGCACGTCGTCGACACGCACGTCGTCGACACGCACGTCGTCGACACCGTCGCGAACGCGATCGCGACGCCCGAGAAGGAGCAGCCGTACGCGGCGCTCGGCCTCAAAGAAGACGAGTACGCCAGCATTCGCGAGATCCT contains the following coding sequences:
- a CDS encoding FAD-dependent oxidoreductase codes for the protein MTTKTIAIVGAGLSGLVLARILQVHGIGSTIYELEASADARSQGGSLDIHDDSGQIALSEAGLLDEFLALTHPGGEAMRVIDKTGRVHIDEGDDGEGGRPEIDRADLRRLLVDSLEPATIQWGRKLVEAVPLGEGRHELRFADGSTARADLVVGADGAWSKVRPLVSPAKPAYTGITFVEFRLTDAPERHPREYATVGTGSLFAASDDKYIGGHGGDDIWLGVGDRLPENWIADSGIDWSDPVAVRAAVLERLSDWSPELQDLVRNSDDDIVPRAIYALPVGHSWAPVCGVTLAGDAAHVMSPFAGEGANLAMFDGATLALALLRHGDDLDAALAEYEPALFARGQESAEQSALGLDMIFSPNAPAELLDFFSGHAGPAGPAGPAGPAD
- a CDS encoding TetR/AcrR family transcriptional regulator, coding for MLDAMVTASPATPPSRRERPAKPALSRQTIIDAATVILREEGAQKVTMRRVARALDTGHASLYVYVRDTEDLHAGILDAELAAIDTRASREGAGDWTDRLKDVLRQFTTVLFEHPEIARMAVTTRPNGPHYVALVETVLDLLVQGGASDRAAAWGVDVLLLYPVAIAAEHSAAYAEAGGEPRRPENVELDRQFAGVEAASHPQIARLAHELSSGVGPDRYEWALDVLIAGITTAGSRA